aaggtggggatgggaggtccCCAGGCTTGATGTCACCAGGCAATGCTACAGACTGGAAGGGCATGTGTGTGTAGCCTGGCTGAGGAACAGAACGGCCCCCACGGAGAGGTGGTTGAGTGGGAAacatggggagggagagcctCCGTCGGTCTGAGCCcctccttagagaagcaacgtggctcagtggcaagagcccgggcttgggagtcagaggtcatgggttcgattcccggctctgccacttgtcagctgcgtgactgtggacgagtcacttcacttctctgggcctcagtgacctcatctggaaaatggggatgaagactgggagcctcatgtgggacaacccgatgactttgtatctcccccagcgcttaggacagtgctctgcacatagtaagcgcttaccaaataccaacattattattatctctaagcaggggccacccccccccaaccccccaccgtgTTTTTGCTTCATTTACGTCGAGACGCCCCCTAAGGCGAACTGTCATCACTGTGACCGGCCCCTCGGTCCGATCCGGAGGGAGGCTTGGAGAAGGGTGTGCGGAGGGGTgtgtttgcgggggggggggggtctcacctgGACGGTGGTACAAGCCGGTCACGATGCCCCCGTAGACCCCCCAGGTCAGCTGGATCCCCACGAGACTGAGCActagccacagcagcagcagcttgaaGAGGGTCACCCGCATGTCCTGCGTTTCCCACTCCCGCAGGAACTCACTACCTAATGCGTTCAGAGCGCCCAGCACGACCGAGGGCAGCGCCTCCCAACCCGGGTCGAGCCACGGCTCCGCCATACCCGCCCCCGAGACCGGTGAGGCTGTCAGGGGAGGGCCTACTACGCAGGCGCCGACTCCCCggggctccctccccccctccaaacACGCAGGCGCCTGCCTCGTAGACACAACCGGCGGGGAACGGGCTACCTCGCATGCGCGAACAAGTGGCGACTCGAACGGAAACCGGGGACCAGAGGAGGGGGGACGACGCCGCCGCCAACTCCCCTACCTCAGGGCGGATGACTCAAGAGCACAAATAGCAACCGGGGCTTTTATAGTAAGCTCGCTCCCGTGATGCTCCGCGCGGAGGCTGTGATTGGTTAAACCTCCTCCTCCGGGCGCGTGCACCCGCTTCGGAGCGATTAGCTTTGTGGAGGGGTGGGGTCCTGGGCGCGCGCGCGGACCCGCGGCTGGCCAGGGATCGGAGCGCGTTCCGGAGGGGGAGCGCGcacgtcccgccccgccccgccccgccccgccctcctgcccccacccgcCCGCGCTCCCGCTTCTATCGGCCGGCCAGCCAGGTCGCCCGCCGCCAGTCTGCCGGTTCTGTGCCTGGGAGACGCTTTCCGGTGACTCGACGGCCACTTGAGGTAAGAGACCGCGCCCCGCCTGGGGCCGCCCGCCCTGAGCCTCTCCCGCACTTCAGTTGCCCCGCATCGGCGGTGCTGGCGCCTTCGCCCCCCACATGCCGCCTTTAAGCCCCCTCCAGTCCcagcccgcctccccccccccgccacccagccTTTCGCCCCTGGAACTCTAAGATCGCTCCGACCTCGACCACTCTTTGCCCCACATCGCTCCTCTTCAGGCCCGCCCCGCTTCCTCATCGCCCCCCTTACTCTTCGCCTCCCCCACCTGCTGTTGCtttctctccaactccctccaaCTTCGCCGCCTTTTtctgccctctctctgccttccctcttcccctcgttTCACTCtttgccttccctcttcctcctccttttctgtctCAGCCCGCCCTGGCTCCCTccgcctttctctctccacctcttttcTTCGCTCCCTCCGCCGTCCCTCTCCCCAGTCTTTTCTCCGTTTCTTCTCCCGGCCCtttctccactcttttctccGCTCCCACCgccgcccctttcccccttttttcttcgCTCCCATcgacctccctttccccctttcttcttcgcTCCCTCCGctgtccccctttcccctctccttcgctccccccttttcccgctccccccttttcccgctcccccgcctttcctctcccccctcctttttcctctcgccCTGCCTtcctcgctccccccccccccagccctgccttcCCTCGTCCCCCCTtcgttttctcttcccctctgccttacctctctctctctcccccacccccaactccaaaatcctttctcttctcccttttcactTCAAATGCCTGTCGTACTAtggtctccccccgccctccctccaacGTTTGCAATCTCGGCACCCATAAGGGTTTGGCACTCCTTCGGCTTTGGTAATTTGGGGCTGGGCTTCCAACTTTTCCGAAGAGCCCAGCCCATCTCGCTGTTGTGTGGCTCAGAGAATTTGCCCCGCTCACTGGGCAGTGACCATTTGGAGATTTGAAGTAACGTTTGTACTCCGGTCCAAAGGGAATGGGAAGGTTAAAGCTCGTtcgtttcttcctcttccctcacacCCCGACAAGCCAGCCCCCGCTTATAATGCTTAAAGCTTCCTCCGGAGAgactcccttccttccccgccaCTTCCTCCCTCACACCACCTTTTGCTTATTTTTCTACCTGTTACATAGCAGCAATAGAACTTAAACTGCTTCTAGAGGAAGCTCTTCCCTCCGGTGCCCATTTCAGTGTTTGTGTTTCCTaaacttgggagagaaaactTTTTCAGGGACTTTCCCCGAACTTGTTCCCGGGGAACCAACGCTGCAGCGGCCTGTCCGAGCCGTAACGTGTGACTTCTTCAAATAAAAACTTCCAAAAAAATAAACCCCCGAGACGGAACGGGAATTTAACCACAAAGTATGTACGCGTCTGGCCAAGGTGGAGAATTGGAGTTTTCACAAAGTTGGTCTGCCTTATTAGCTGGTACTGTACTTCCGAAAAAGGTGTATTTTGAGCTTGGGGGAATGACTGCAAACCCACCATACTTCCCCAGAAGATACTGGTTTAATAGTTTTAGGTGAAATGCGATTATCAGTTTCATTTAGTATGAATCGTATAACCACTGCAAAGGAGACGGGGAAGAAGTTTTCAATGCTTTGTCAAATGGGTACAAAATTCTCCTCTGTGTCTTCAGTTTCTAATAAGTTGCTCAGAAATTATGCTTTGGGGCAGGTAGTCGGAATAAAACCAAACCTGATTTTAAGGTAATTTTTTAGAGGGTTTTTGGTTGAGATTGGAATCTAAACCATTCTTTTGGCCTTTGTTGAACAAAATACGGATACAGTATTTGGAATCGGGTCAACACAATTACCGGTTTGAAATAAAACCACATTCATCAGTGATGCCTAAACTGCAACTACCAAAAATTACCAGTGTGACtaactgaatatatatatatatatatatatatatatatatatatatattttgtaaCATTGGGAGTCCCTTTAGTTCAGTGGGAAATTTCTGAAATGTGGCACATTTGCTTCAagcaatatatatatttttttacaaTTTGCTATTTTCTATGCTAACAATTTTGACTTTAaacttttaaattttattttggtGGCCCATTTATAGACCCTGTTTAATGCATCAGGACCTAAATGAGGCTGCTTTAAGCAAGTCTCTCAATAGGATCAGTCTCTGTTAAATTTGAAGGGCAAAATAGTTTTGGTTGAAAAGGTTGTATGAAATTTTTTTCTGGGTGATCGTTATTCACAGTTTTAGACACTTAGAGTTAAAATGACATTTACTGGAAACATATCCATGGTATTTTGTGCGTTCCTGCTTTTTCTTGTAGAGATGGCTATATTTTATTGatgaaattgaatgaataacattaGTAAAATATTATGAAAAGCCTACCTACTATAACGTATCTTAATTTGGAGTTTTTATGCTGATAAAGTGCCTCAGTACATCTGAGAGTCGGGTTGTTTCATTTGGCATCAGATACATGCTAatcctttttaaatggcattgacCAAAATTCATAAAAAGGAGATGATCTTGTAGTAGTTTTCCTATGTTGTCCATATTGGCTATGCTTGAAGGGACCAAAGTCTAGAGCTAATGTCTTGCTTTAATTTTCCACATTAAAAAAGATGGTCCCCTTGAATccagggaaagaaaaggacactgttggggagaggaggaaaatggtagcttttttttttttttaagggtaaagTGGTATTTCATAAGCATTTACTTTATATGCTgggctaggcgctggggtagattcaagataattgggttagacagagtcccactcccacatggggctcacagtctttatccccattttctttGTAGGTAAGATATTGGGAAGTTAAGGGCAGAAAGGTCTCTCCCATAACACGTTTCAAGAGAGGCAACCACAGTTTCATCCAACCATTACCTCATCCCTGTGAGACCTCCCCTATTCCTCCAGTCCTTACCAAAAATTGTTcagttctttctttccttttagaGCTTCTACAGTCctgtttcccagcctggcccttccAAAGGCCCAATCTCTCTTGACTTCCTGGGGCTGACAACAAAGAAGCTGTAACTGGGGTACAAACAGAAAGTGCCTTAAGCACTTCCTGAAAGGAGGGTTGATTCTGAACAGTAGCAGAAAGGGCAGTGACTCGTGTATGCCCTTTATTTTTGAAGATGGCACCACTGACTGAAGTTTACCcagggaggtgtgtgtggggactccaaatcaatcaatcagttgtatttattgagcgcttactgtgtgcagagcaccgtactgagcacttgggatggtacagtataacagagttggtagacatggtccctgaccacaaggagcttccagtttagtcAAAAGGCCAatgttggacccccccccccccccagtcttgaCCACACCATTCATCCACAAAAAGATCATTCATGGCTGTGCTATGTTTGCATCTTCTGGTGCCGTTTTAGCTTTTATGCCTTTGGCGCTATTGCTCAGGTAGAAGAGAGTGTCTCCTTTCTTGAGTACAGTATACCCTGATGGTGTGTTTACTGCAGTTATCAACTGGGATGACATATTGTCTGAGACTTCACTTTACTACTTCTTTGATAAATTACCTTTCAGTCATTCaaatttgagtccttactgtgcgctcagcactgtactaagcgcttgggagcgtacaacacaataatatatgacacattccctgcccacaacgagcttacagtctagagggggagacgaacattaatataaataaattgtggctctATACATAAggctggggggagcaggggggagtaaagggagcaagtcagggtgacgcagcagggagtgggaaatgagggcgtgttccctcttgttccagttgccCCTTTACCTCTCAACACAGCAGCGCCTGGGGTATTGTATTTTTATCCATTCTGCTCATGTGTCCCACCTGGTGAAGCTATATTGAGGGGAACATAGTTTCAGTGGTGGTAGGTTGACTTGTAGGTTGTCATCCTGTCTTGCCACGTGtgcagttccatcagcatcagtCAGATCTGGCTTTGTAAGCCTTCAGTTTGATTTGGTGCTACGGTGCTGCCTATTCTCCCACAGTCTCATAAAGAACATGCTGCTCttgattagattttttttaaaaagacttaCTGCATATTTGAACGGTGTGCTGCCAAGGTATCAGAATTCTGTGGCAGCCATTTAGCTCTGTCATGCCCAGTAAAGAGTTTTAGTTGTGTTTAGAGATTTTCTGATACAGGGTGACTTCTGTGTGGGGCAAACAAAGTTGTATACCAGTTTTGTTATGTTTGCTTTAGGGTCTCAGAGAAGACACATGTCACTTTTATTGTGTATGTATATGCTTACACATGTGTGGGTGTATTATACATATCTTTTGAAGATGACACTTGGAGGGGAGATTATCTCAATGATACACATGGATATGCTCTCGTATACACAATCCATGAAATTATAGGAGGGTCCTTTTTTGGTCTCTTGCCTCTTGGGCTGAGTacagctgcttctcttaaaatgtGGGGGTTTCACTCTTGATGAACCCTGCTTTCAGGAAAACTCATGTTATAGTACATGTACACAAACATTTCTCCCCAGGTTGCAGCCCACTCTATCCAGGTAGATGGGTTTTATTGAAGAACGTCCCCTAGTTCCCGCAACGACATTCTAGCCAAAACTTGTAGCGGAAACACACGTTAGGGAAGAACCGAGTATATTATATCCCTAAGTAGATCCGCTCAGACGACGATTGCTATTGAATGGGGCTTTAATATTTATAGGTCTTTATTTTCAAactgggagaaggggagcggCACGTCCAGCCATGAGCAGAGTGGACGTTGGATTTGTTTTCCAAGTCGTGGTGTTGGTTTATACTGACGGAGCCATCCAGTGTACTCGCTCCTGTGACCAGCAGCAGACACTGCAAGGTAGCTGGCTAGGATAGTGGATGCAATCTGTGGTCATCGACCAGAATGTCTTTGATGTGTTGGCCACTGTCTTCGTGATCCCTGACTGAGTGTGCTTCTTGCAATTTGTCATAAGGAAGGGGATCACACCTAGTCCCAGAGCAGATGCCTTTCCCACACGAGTTGAGCGATACCCATCTGCAACTGAGAAtggagtggctttttttttttcgagCAGGGACTGTGTAGGGATCATGGGATGGGGAAGTAAAAACAATGCCTGGTTCTGCAGTCAGGCACAGCAGAGGATGGTCTTTGTGTGTGCC
This genomic stretch from Ornithorhynchus anatinus isolate Pmale09 chromosome X1, mOrnAna1.pri.v4, whole genome shotgun sequence harbors:
- the TCTA gene encoding T-cell leukemia translocation-altered gene protein codes for the protein MAEPWLDPGWEALPSVVLGALNALGSEFLREWETQDMRVTLFKLLLLWLVLSLVGIQLTWGVYGGIVTGLYHRPDRGGQNGGAPGGASFFPTWEASENESFKTHRE